From the Musa acuminata AAA Group cultivar baxijiao chromosome BXJ1-2, Cavendish_Baxijiao_AAA, whole genome shotgun sequence genome, one window contains:
- the LOC135595953 gene encoding suppressor of mec-8 and unc-52 protein homolog 2-like isoform X1, with amino-acid sequence MSSGKKNYKEKMMRRKEEKREEPETPRYRDRAKERREDQNPDYEPTELGSFHAVAPPGTVDLRLTDAHKISIENSKYLGGDLEHTHLVKGLDYALLHKVRSEIDKKTDGEDGKDEQSRTSKEDQPLTFRTATAKSVYQWIVKPQSNIKANEMFLPGRMAFIFNMEDGLSHDIPTTLHRSKADCPVPEEMVTVSVDGSVLERIAKIMTYLRLGSSGKVLKKKKKEKEIKGKISGIANGHDEEKPGQHSSDIRKPHPQREMAPAHRKSNVDAKEKKSLPIARIEVDDIFLGDGVDYVVPSKDMSQSPVSEDMEESPRIREKQSYFSEPVYGPIPPPETAQAWQQTNGYDAIQAQMVAAGYQGEWSEYQYTEQLAYPEQYLQQNMQGYDALAGANVSQDPRFMTQEDKDRGLGSVFKRDDQRLQKLREKDSREKDPNFISESYSECYPGYQEYNHEVIDSDDEDDLSKMDMGGRAKGRLHRWDFETEEEWAKYNEQKEAMPKAAFQFGVKMQDGRKTRKQNKDQKLTNELHKINKILARKKAEREGNDDGGEYNDDPQPGKKLRI; translated from the exons ATGTCGTcggggaaaaagaactacaaggaGAAGATGATGCGGCGCAA AGAAGAGAAGCGTGAGGAACCAGAAACTCCCAGGTACAGGGATCGTGCTAAAGAGCGGAGAGAAGATCAAAACCCTGATTATGAGCCAACTGAGCTTGGTTCATTTCATGCTGTAGCTCCTCCTGGAACAGTTGATCTGAG GTTAACTGATGCACATAAGATATCTATTGAGAACAGCAAGTATCTTGGAG gGGATCTGGAACATACACACTTGGTCAAAGGGTTAGATTATGCTTTGCTTCACAAGGTAAGGAGTGAAATTGACAAGAAAACAGATGGTGAAGATGGGAAGGATGAACAGTCTCG AACTTCCAAGGAAGACCAGCCGCTTACATTTCGTACTGCAACTGCCAAG TCAGTGTATCAGTGGATTGTCAAACCACAAAGCAATATAAAGGCAAATGAAATGTTTCTTCCTGGACGGATGGCATTCATTTTTAACATG GAGGATGGCTTATCACATGATATCCCTACTACTCTTCATAGGAGCAAAGCTGACTGCCCGGTCCCAGAA GAAATGGTTACTGTCAGCGTGGATGGTTCTGTCCTTGAGCGGATTGCTAAAATAATGACATATCTTCGTCTTGGATCATCAGGGAAGGttcttaagaaaaagaaaaaggagaaagaaattaAAG GGAAGATTTCTGGAATTGCTAATGGTCATGATGAAGAGAAGCCTGGACAACACTCTAGTGACATCAGGAAGCCCCATCCACAACGAGAAATGGCACCTGCTCATCGCAAGAGTAATGTTGATGCAAAGGAGAAGAAATCTCTTCCTATTGCTAGAATTGAAGTGGATGACATATTTCTAGGCGATGGAGTTGATTACGTTGTTCCTAGTAAGGACATGAGTCAAAGCCCAGTTTCAGAGGACATGGAAGAGTCTCCACGTATCCGAGAGAAGCAGTCTTATTTCAGTGAACCTGTTTATGGTCCCATCCCACCTCCTGAAACCGCTCAAGCATGGCAGCAAACA AACGGGTATGATGCCATTCAAGCTCAAATGGTGGCCGCTGGATACCAAGGAGAGTGGTCAGAGTATCAGTACACTGAACAATTGGCCTATCCTGAACAGTATCTGCAACAAAATATGCAGGGCTATGATGCATTGGCAGGAGCAAATGTATCCCAAGATCCacgttttatgactcaagaagacAAGGACCGTGGTTTAGGGTCTGTTTTTAAGCGTGATGACCAAAGGCTTCAAAAACTAAGGGAAAAGGATTCTCGTGAGAAGGATCCAAATTTTATATCTGAAAGTTACTCCGAATGTTATCCTGGTTATCAGGAGTACAATCATGAGGTGATAGACAGTGATGATGAAGATGACTTGTCAAAAATGGACATGGGCGGCCGT GCAAAAGGTCGTCTTCACAGGTGGGATTTTGAGACAGAAGAGGAGTGGGCTAAGTACAATGAACAAAAGGAGGCGATGCCAAAGGCTGCTTTCCAATTTGGAGTCAAGATGCAGGATGGACGGAAGACGAGGAAGCAAAACAAGGACCAGAAGCTTACTAACGAGCTTCACAAGATCAATAAAATCCTCGCAAGGAAAAAGGCAGAGAGAGAGGGCAATGATGACGGTGGGGAGTACAATGATGATCCGCAACCTGGAAAGAAGCTTCGGATCTAA
- the LOC135595953 gene encoding suppressor of mec-8 and unc-52 protein homolog 2-like isoform X2, producing MSSGKKNYKEKMMRRKEEKREEPETPRYRDRAKERREDQNPDYEPTELGSFHAVAPPGTVDLRLTDAHKISIENSKYLGGDLEHTHLVKGLDYALLHKVRSEIDKKTDGEDGKDEQSRTSKEDQPLTFRTATAKSVYQWIVKPQSNIKANEMFLPGRMAFIFNMEMVTVSVDGSVLERIAKIMTYLRLGSSGKVLKKKKKEKEIKGKISGIANGHDEEKPGQHSSDIRKPHPQREMAPAHRKSNVDAKEKKSLPIARIEVDDIFLGDGVDYVVPSKDMSQSPVSEDMEESPRIREKQSYFSEPVYGPIPPPETAQAWQQTNGYDAIQAQMVAAGYQGEWSEYQYTEQLAYPEQYLQQNMQGYDALAGANVSQDPRFMTQEDKDRGLGSVFKRDDQRLQKLREKDSREKDPNFISESYSECYPGYQEYNHEVIDSDDEDDLSKMDMGGRAKGRLHRWDFETEEEWAKYNEQKEAMPKAAFQFGVKMQDGRKTRKQNKDQKLTNELHKINKILARKKAEREGNDDGGEYNDDPQPGKKLRI from the exons ATGTCGTcggggaaaaagaactacaaggaGAAGATGATGCGGCGCAA AGAAGAGAAGCGTGAGGAACCAGAAACTCCCAGGTACAGGGATCGTGCTAAAGAGCGGAGAGAAGATCAAAACCCTGATTATGAGCCAACTGAGCTTGGTTCATTTCATGCTGTAGCTCCTCCTGGAACAGTTGATCTGAG GTTAACTGATGCACATAAGATATCTATTGAGAACAGCAAGTATCTTGGAG gGGATCTGGAACATACACACTTGGTCAAAGGGTTAGATTATGCTTTGCTTCACAAGGTAAGGAGTGAAATTGACAAGAAAACAGATGGTGAAGATGGGAAGGATGAACAGTCTCG AACTTCCAAGGAAGACCAGCCGCTTACATTTCGTACTGCAACTGCCAAG TCAGTGTATCAGTGGATTGTCAAACCACAAAGCAATATAAAGGCAAATGAAATGTTTCTTCCTGGACGGATGGCATTCATTTTTAACATG GAAATGGTTACTGTCAGCGTGGATGGTTCTGTCCTTGAGCGGATTGCTAAAATAATGACATATCTTCGTCTTGGATCATCAGGGAAGGttcttaagaaaaagaaaaaggagaaagaaattaAAG GGAAGATTTCTGGAATTGCTAATGGTCATGATGAAGAGAAGCCTGGACAACACTCTAGTGACATCAGGAAGCCCCATCCACAACGAGAAATGGCACCTGCTCATCGCAAGAGTAATGTTGATGCAAAGGAGAAGAAATCTCTTCCTATTGCTAGAATTGAAGTGGATGACATATTTCTAGGCGATGGAGTTGATTACGTTGTTCCTAGTAAGGACATGAGTCAAAGCCCAGTTTCAGAGGACATGGAAGAGTCTCCACGTATCCGAGAGAAGCAGTCTTATTTCAGTGAACCTGTTTATGGTCCCATCCCACCTCCTGAAACCGCTCAAGCATGGCAGCAAACA AACGGGTATGATGCCATTCAAGCTCAAATGGTGGCCGCTGGATACCAAGGAGAGTGGTCAGAGTATCAGTACACTGAACAATTGGCCTATCCTGAACAGTATCTGCAACAAAATATGCAGGGCTATGATGCATTGGCAGGAGCAAATGTATCCCAAGATCCacgttttatgactcaagaagacAAGGACCGTGGTTTAGGGTCTGTTTTTAAGCGTGATGACCAAAGGCTTCAAAAACTAAGGGAAAAGGATTCTCGTGAGAAGGATCCAAATTTTATATCTGAAAGTTACTCCGAATGTTATCCTGGTTATCAGGAGTACAATCATGAGGTGATAGACAGTGATGATGAAGATGACTTGTCAAAAATGGACATGGGCGGCCGT GCAAAAGGTCGTCTTCACAGGTGGGATTTTGAGACAGAAGAGGAGTGGGCTAAGTACAATGAACAAAAGGAGGCGATGCCAAAGGCTGCTTTCCAATTTGGAGTCAAGATGCAGGATGGACGGAAGACGAGGAAGCAAAACAAGGACCAGAAGCTTACTAACGAGCTTCACAAGATCAATAAAATCCTCGCAAGGAAAAAGGCAGAGAGAGAGGGCAATGATGACGGTGGGGAGTACAATGATGATCCGCAACCTGGAAAGAAGCTTCGGATCTAA